A genome region from Candidatus Woesearchaeota archaeon includes the following:
- a CDS encoding HAD family hydrolase, with protein MIDIVHILWDLHKTLLPWDKRIEDEFFERFVRIYSKASNLKGRKKDKKVKKRMGERSVSQFCYDEQRKLPLGALYGKPPVPVLDYSGLPQKLIDGIDFSKYFIRSKDGHYEPGPSPEALEHIADVRSLFSYLKTKDIHSSILTNDLKPRTIELIQLLGLSEDDFSLIITPDGIGFPKRYFSFHRKVFDQATIACYVKAATLIQEFEASNGRSNVRPNQILYVDDNRLYCLEPAAATGMQTLWLTDSEIYVPGPKFQYNSVRGLENLLRK; from the coding sequence ATGATTGACATCGTGCATATTTTATGGGACCTTCACAAAACGCTGCTTCCCTGGGATAAGCGTATCGAGGATGAATTTTTTGAAAGATTTGTAAGGATATACAGCAAAGCCAGCAATCTGAAAGGCAGAAAAAAGGACAAGAAAGTCAAAAAGAGAATGGGAGAAAGGAGCGTATCGCAGTTCTGCTATGATGAGCAAAGGAAACTGCCTTTGGGGGCACTTTATGGAAAGCCTCCTGTTCCAGTACTCGATTATTCAGGTTTACCCCAGAAACTAATAGATGGGATAGATTTCTCCAAATATTTCATCAGATCAAAAGATGGACATTATGAGCCAGGGCCTTCGCCCGAAGCACTTGAGCATATTGCAGATGTCAGAAGCCTTTTCAGCTATCTAAAGACAAAGGACATACATTCATCAATCCTCACAAATGACCTGAAGCCAAGGACAATTGAACTAATCCAGCTTCTCGGACTCAGCGAGGATGATTTCTCACTCATAATCACCCCAGATGGCATTGGGTTCCCAAAGAGATACTTCTCATTCCACCGTAAGGTGTTTGACCAAGCAACAATCGCATGCTATGTGAAAGCAGCCACATTAATACAAGAATTTGAGGCATCAAATGGCAGAAGCAATGTCCGGCCTAACCAGATCCTATATGTGGATGATAATCGCCTTTACTGCCTTGAACCTGCAGCAGCCACTGGCATGCAGACATTATGGCTGACAGATTCAGAAATCTATGTACCTGGCCCAAAATTCCAATACAACTCAGTCAGAGGCCTGGAAAACCTGCTGAGAAAGTGA